A stretch of DNA from Hoeflea ulvae:
TGATCCAAGTCAAGGACGCCGAATGATCCCAAACCTAGTTTCGGCCGTGAGGGAGACCCAAAACGACAAGAAAATCGGTCTTTTACGGGAAGAGCGCTCATGACGGATGATGCCACAATCAGGTTGGCGCACGGCGAAGACCCGATCGCCGCCTTGCGCAAGGCGCACAAGGAACAGTTGCTTTTGTGCGACCGCCTCGAGGAGATTGCCGATTCGCTTCCGGACGGCATCAACCGGCAGAAATGCATCTATGCGGCCCGCGCTCTGGGGCCAATGATTCGCGGCGTGCACCGGTTCGAGGAAGAGGTGGTGTTTCCCCTTATCGCCAGGCGGCACAAGGGCGACAGCAAGATCGAGGCGACGCTCAACCGTCTGCGCTTCGAGCATTGCGAGGACGAGTGTTTCGCCGAGGAGCTGATCGAGGCCCTGCATGCGCTGGGCGCGGGGAGTGCCGACATCAATATCGAGGCCACAGGCTACATGTTGCGCGGCTTTTTCGAAGCCATGCGCCGCCACATCGCCTTTGAAAGCGAGCACCTGCTCTCGCAGGAAACCTGACCGGGATCGCCCGTACGGCAAGGGCCGTGATCAGCCACACAGCCCGGCCCGCCGCGCGAGCCCCTCTCGCCTCCCGTGCGGCAGGTGTGGCCCGCGCGGATCATCTCGCCCCGGGCGTGCAAGGCCACTCCCGATTCGGCGCCTGAAACAACCCCTGCCCGGTGCTTTTTCGCAGTTGTCTGCGCTTTGCGCTTTCAGTCTTGTGGACAAGTGTGGACAACGTGCACAACATATCCACTTCGGCGAATCGCTTGAGATTAGGACTGGCCATGCACTGACAGGGCCAGCCAGCTTTGCTATTCCAGGCTACCGCCCCGCACCAAGTTCAGGACCGCCCAGACAATGAATGATGCCGCCCGCAAGATAGAGCCGATTCCGGCCCGAGCCGAAAAGAGCCCGCTGTTTCGCGAGGCGCCGTCCAATATCGAGGCCGAACAGGCCCTGCTGGGCGCCATGCTGGTCAACAATGACGCGTTTTACCGCGTGTCGGACTTTCTCAAGCCGACCCATTTCCAGGAACCGCTGCACAGCAAGATCTACGAGGTCGGCGGCGACATCATCCGCATGGGCAAGACCGCCAACCCGGTGACGATCAAGACCTTCCTGCCCGCCGATGCCAAGGTCGGCGACATGACGGTGGCGCAGTATCTCGCGCGGCTGGCCACCGAAGCCGTGACCATCATCAATGCCGAGGACTATGGCCGCGCCATCTATGACCTGGCGCAGCGCCGGGCGCTGATCTCGATCGGCGAGGACATGGTCAACATCGCCTATGACGCGCCGCTCGACATGCCGCCGGGCACCCAGATCGAGGACGCCGAACGCCGCCTGTTCGAGCTTGCCGAGACCGGCCGCTACGATGGCGGCTTCCAGTCGTTCAACGACGCCGTGTCGCTCGCCATCGACATGGCCGGCGCCGCCTTCCAGCGCGATGGCGGCCTCTCGGGTGTCTCCACCGGCATCTCCCAGCTCGATGCCCGCATGGGCGGCCTGCAGCATTCCGACTTGATCGTGCTGGCCGGACGTCCGGGCATGGGCAAGACCTCGCTGGCCACCAACATCGCCTTCAACATTGCCCAGGCCTATGAGGGCGAGGTGCAGGCCGACGGTTCGATGAAGGCCAAGAATGGCGGCGTCGTCGGTTTCTACTCGCTGGAAATGTCGGCCGAACAGCTCGCCACCCGCATCATTTCCGAGCAGACCGAAATCTCGTCCTCGAAGATCCGCCGCGGCGAGATTTCCGAGGCCGACTTCGAAAAGCTCGTCGGCTGCTCGCAGATGATGCAGAAGATCCCGCTGTTCATCGACCAGACCGGTGGTATCTCGATTGCCCAGCTCTCCGCCCGCGCCCGCCGTCTCAAGCGCCAGCGCGGCCTTGACGTGCTGGTGATCGACTATATCCAGCTGATGACCGGCTCGGGCAAGTCGAGCGACAACCGCGTGCAGGAAATCACCCAGATCACCACCGGCCTGAAGGCGCTCGGCAAGGAACTCAATGTTCCGATCATCGCGCTCTCGCAGCTGTCGCGTCAGGTGGAAAGCCGCGAGGACAAGCGTCCGCAGCTCTCCGACTTGCGTGAATCGGGATCGATCGAGCAGGATGCCGACGTGGTGCTGTTCGTGTTCCGCGAAGAGTATTACGTCAAGAACGGCGAACCGCGCCGCTCGCCCGACGAGATCGCCGCCGACATCAAGACGCCGGAATATCTGGCCTGGGAAGAAAAGATGCTCAAGGTCAAGGGCACCGCCGACGTCATCATCGCCAAACAGCGCCACGGACCGACCGGTACCGTGCAGCTGGGCTTCCAGGCGGAATTCACCCGGTTTGCCGATCTGGCCGACAATTCCTACAACCAGTTCGCTCACGACGAATAGGCCGCGGCTTGACCTCCCCCTTCACCATGCCCGCCCCGGCGGCCACCACGCGCCTGAGCATCGACCTCGGCGCGCTGGCCGCCAATTGGCGGCTGATGCGGGATCTCTCCGGCAATGCCCGCTGCGGCGCGGCGGTCAAGGCGGATGGCTACGGAACCGGCGCGGCACAGGCAGCGCCCCGGCTGGCGCGCGAGGGCTGCCGGGATTTCTTCGTCGCCGACGCCAATGAAGGCGCCAGCCTGAGGCCATTGCTGCCCGATGCCCGCATCTTCATTCTCAATGGCGTGTTCGACGGTTCCTTTGCCCTGACGCTGGCGCATGACCTGATCCCGATCATCAATTCGCCGGACCAGGCGGCGTTCTGGCGCAACAATGCCGGAGACCGCGCCTATGCGCTGCATGTCGACACCGGCATGAACCGGATGGGGCTGACGCCCGAGCAGGCCGTCGCCCATTCGCAAAGCGGCGGGCCTGCCCCCTGCCTGGTGATGAGCCATTTCGCCTGTGCCGACGATTCCGCGCATCCGCTCAATGCCGAACAGATCCGGATTTTCCAGGGACTCAGGCCGTGCTTTGCCGGGGTGGAGGCCAGTCTCGCCAATTCTGCCGGCATTCATCTCGGCTCCGCCGCGCATCATGACATGACCCGGCCCGGCATTGCGCTTTATGGCGGTGAGCCGGTGTCGGGCGTGCCCAACCGGATGGCCCCGGTGGTGACGGCGGAAGCCCGCGTGCTGGTGATCCGCCACGCCCGGGCGGGGGAGACCGTGAGCTACGGCGCCAGTCACCGCTTCAGCCGCGACAGCCGCATCGCCGTGTGCGGTGTGGGCTATGCCGACGGCTTCCACCGCTCGGGCTCCGGCTCCGGCGTTCCGCTGCGCTCGGCCGTGCCGCAGGGGGCGTTCGGCGCGTTCAATGGCACCCGTGTCCCGGTGATCGGCAAGATTACCATGGATCTGACCATGTTTGACGTCACCGACGTGCCCGAGGATTGTGTCAATGCCGGGGATTGGGTCGAGCTTCTGGGGCCAACCATCACGCTGGAGGAAGCCGCAACCGCGGCGGGCACCATCAGCTATGAACTGCTGACCAGCCTCGGCCAGCGTCATGCACGCACCTACGTGGACTGACCGCTCTCGAGCCCGGCAAGCACAGTGGCAACCACCGCCCGCGCACGGTCTTCAGTGATCAGCGGCCGCATCCGGGCAATCACATAAGGGTCGCGGAACATGCGCGTGGCATCGTTGAACACCCTTGCCGCGGCAGCCGCATCGCGGTCGGGAAACCGTTCGGCCATCAAAGCGGTCAGCACCCTCTCCATCTCATGCACATGTGTCATGGCGATGTCTCCATGTCCGGACGCAAGGTCCAGATAGGCGGCAAACAGCACCGGATCCGCGTCATGCGTGGCGCATTTCATCCGCATCTGAACAAGCACGAAATCCTCCAGCCGCGATCCGACCGGTCCGGGCCCGCAGACAAGCGCCCGAACGGCTTGGGAAACATCATCAAACCAGTTTTCGGCCATCGCCGCGATCAGGGCATTCTTGTCGGCGAAGAACCGATAGGCATAGGATTGCGACATTCCCGCCTCCGCAGCCACGTCGGACATTACCAGCCGCCGCCCCCGGTTGGCTTTCAATACCCTTTCGGCAGCGGCAAGCAGCGCGTGTCGTCGCGCATCAGCATCGGCTTGTGGACGCGCCATCTCAGATCCATCGCCTGGTTCGCGCCTTGTAGGCGGCATACTCCGAACCAAAGACCTCCTCCGCAGCCCTTTCCTCGAAAGGAATGTACCAGAACCTGGCCAAGAGAAAGAACACGAGCGGCGCCACGATGCCGGCAGCATAGCCAGCCAGAACCGTAACACCCACCAGGAGCAGCAGGAAACCGAGATACATCGGGTTGCGGGTCAACGCGAAGGGTCCGGAGGTCACCAGCTTCTCCGGACGGTCGAATGTCATGATGGTGGTCTTTGACCGCAAGAATGCAAGCCGGGCCGAAACCAGCAGCCAGAGGCCGGCAATCAGCGGCACAAGCCCCCACAGCACGTCGGGCCGGTGGAGAAGCTGGGGACCGATGCCGGCCAGAAAAATCGCCTTGATCAGAATCACAAGCAGCAGCACGTGAACCGGTGGAAGAGACAGCATGATCATTCTCCTGATAAATGATAATATATCTCATTTTATTACTTAAATACCTCGACTGGCAAGCGATTGCACTCAAGGGCAGGATCCTGCGTGTCCACAAAACACTTGCCGTACTTACGGGTCCGGGAAATCAGTCAGAAAACAGGAACAAACAGTGGACATACTCGCATCTTCCTGACAAACCGTCAGCAGCAACAAGGAGATCCGGCTCTTGGCCAAAGCACGCGTTCAATTCGTCTGCCAGTCCTGTGGCACCGTCCATTCACGCTGGGCCGGCAAATGCGACGGCTGCGGTGAGTGGAACACCATCGTCGAGGATGACGCGACCGGCGGCGTCGGCGGTGGTCCGGGCACCGCGATGCGAAAGGGCCGGCCGGTGGCGCTGGCGAGCCTGGCCGGTGAAATCGAGGAAGCGCCGCGCATCTCCACCCTGATCAACGAGCTCGACCGGGCCACCGGCGGCGGCTTTGTCCGCGGTTCTGCGGTGCTGGTCGGCGGCGATCCCGGCATCGGCAAGTCGACGCTGCTGATGCAGGCCGCGGCTGCCTTGGCGCGCCAGGGCCACCGGGTGATCTATGTCTCGGGCGAGGAAGCCGTGGCCCAGGTGCGGCTCCGGGCGCAACGGCTGGGGGCCGCCGATTCAGGCGTGCTGCTGGCCGCCGAAACCAATGTCGAGGACATCCTCGCCACGCTGGCCGACGGCAAGCGCCCGGATTTTGTCATCATCGATTCGATCCAGACGCTGTGGAGCGACCTTGCCGGATCGGCGCCGGGCACGGTGACCCAGGTCCGCACCGGCGTGCACGCCATGGTCCGCTACGCCAAGCAGACCGGGGCCGCCATGGTGCTGGTCGGCCATGTCACCAAGGACGGCCAGATTGCCGGGCCGCGGGTGGTCGAACACATGGTCGATGCGGTGCTTTATTTCGAAGGCGACCGCGGCCATCACTACCGCATTCTGCGCACCGTCAAGAATCGCTTCGGCGCCACCGACGAGATCGGCGTTTTCGAGATGTCCGACAAGGGCTTGCGCGAAGTCGCCAACCCGTCAGAGCTGTTCCTGGGCGAACGCAATGCCAAATCGCCAGGTGCTGCGGTCTTTGCCGGCATCGAGGGCACAAGGCCGGTGCTGGTCGAAGTCCAGGCACTGGTGGCGCCATCGAGCCTCGGCACCCCGCGGCGTGCGGTGATCGGCTGGGATTCCTCGCGCCTGGCGATGATCCTGGCCGTGCTTGAAGCCCATTGCGGCGTGCGCCTTGGCAGCCATGATGTCTACCTCAATATCGCCGGTGGGTACCGGATCACCGAACCGGCCGCGGATTTAGCTGTGGCCGCAGCCCTGGTTTCCTCTCTCGCCGGGCTTGCCCTTCCTGCCGATTGCGTCTATTTCGGCGAAGTCAGCCTGTCAGGAGCCATCCGGCCAGTGGCGCAAACAGGTTTACGGCTGAAGGAGGCCGAAAAGCTGGGCTTCGCCAATGCAGTGTTGCCGTCGGGATCCGCCGACCTGCCTTCCAAATCGGGTGCAGGTCTGGCACTGATGGAAACGCTGGCCGATCTTGTGGCGCGCATCGCCGGATCGAAAGCGGCGCAGCTGACTGAAGGTGACGAGGACGAAAACTGAATTCAGCCCATCTGATGCCCGAAGCGGCGATGGCGGGCAGCGACTGAACGGAACGCGATTTCATGCCTATTACCCTTCTTGACGCCATCCTGCTTGGTATCACGCTGTTTTCGGCAGTGCTTGCCATGGTGCGTGGATTTTCACGCGAGGTTCTGGCCGTCGCTTCCTGGATCGCCGCGGCTGCCGCTGCCTATTTCCTCTATCCGATCCTGACCCCTTTCGCGCTCAAATACACCTCGTCCGACAAGATCGCCATGATTGGTTCGGCTGCGGTGGTGTTCCTGATCGCGCTGATCATCGTGTCCTACATCACCATGCGGATTGCCGATTTCATCATCGACAGCCGCATCGGCGCACTCGACCGGACCCTTGGTTTTGTTTTTGGCGCTGCCCGCGGCGTGTTGCTGGTGGTTGTCGCCATGTTGTTCTTCAATTGGCTCGTGGCCGCGCCGAAACAGCCCGAATGGGTGGCGACGGCGAAATCGAAGCCGATGCTCGATTCGCTCGGGACCAAGCTGATCAACATGTTGCCCGATGATGCGGATGCAACGATCCTTGAACGCCTGCGCGGCGGCGGGGCAGAAGACCCCGCCATCGACGAGGCGCCCGCCACGAGCGGATGAGTGATTCCGGTCGGGGATCAATCCGGCCGGTCTAGAAAAAGGTTCGATACCGATGACAGACACTGGATTGAAACCGGTCGACAACGAAGCCGACTGTTTCCATGACGAATGTGGCGTATTCGGAATATTCGGCAAGCCCGAGGCCGCGGCCGTCGTCACGCTGGGGCTGCATGCGCTTCAGCATCGTGGCCAGGAAGCGGCCGGCATCGTCGCCTTTGACGGCCAGCAGTTTTCGGTCGAGCGCCATGTCGGCCTGATCGGCGACACCTTCACCAAGCGCTCGGTCATGGACCGCCTGCCCGGCGACCGCGCCATCGGCCATACCCGCTATTCCACCACCGGCGGCGAAGGCCTGCGCAACATTCAGCCCTTCTTTGCCGAATTTGCCGGCGGCGGTTTCGCCATTTCCCACAATGGCAACATCACCAATGCGCTCACCGTGCAGCGGGAATTGCAGAAACGCGGCTCGATCTTCTCCTCGACATCGGACACCGAAGTCATCCTGCATCTGATCGCTACCAGCGAGAAGACCCGGATCGTGCCGAAATTCATCGATGCGATCTCCCGTCTCGAAGGCGCCTATTCGCTGGTCGGACTGTCGGAGAAGAAGATGATCGGCGCGCGCGATCCGCTCGGCATCCGGCCGCTGTGCATCGGCGATCTCGACGGCGCCTATATCCTGGCGTCGGAGACCTGCGCGCTCGACATCATCGGCGCCCGCTTTGTCCGCGACGTCGCCCCCGGCGAGGTGGTGGTCATCACCACCACCGGCATCGAGAGCCATTTCCCCTTCGAGAAACAGCCGCCGCGGCTTTGCATCTTCGAATATGTCTATTTCGCCCGGCCCGACTCCAATATCGAAGGCCGCAATGTCTATGAGGCGCGCAAGCGCATCGGCGAGGAACTCGCCAAGGAAAGCCCGGTTGATGCGGATGTCATCATCCCGGTGCCCGATTCGGGGACGCCGGCGGCCATCGGCTTTGCCCAGCAGGCCAATCTGCCGTTCGAACTCGGCATCATCCGCAACCACTATGTCGGCCGCACCTTCATTGCGCCCTCCTCGGCCATCCGCCACATGGGCGTCAAGCTCAAGCTCAATCCCAACCGCAACATGATCGAGGGCAAGCGCGTCGTGCTGGTCGATGATTCGATCGTCCGCGGCACCACCAGCCAGAAGATCGTCAAGCTGGTGCGCGAGGCCGGCGCACGCGAAGTGCATATGCGCATCGCCTCGCCGCCGACCATGTCGTCGTGCTTTTACGGCGTCGATACGCCGGAAAAATCCAAGCTTCTCGCCTCGCGCATGTCGGTGGCCGCCATGGCCGATTTCATCCGCGTCGACAGCCTCGGCTTCGTCTCCATCGACGGACTTTATCGTGCGGTGCGCGAGCCGGGCCGCAATGCGGAATGCCCGCAATTCTGTGACGCCTGCTTCACCGGCGACTACCCGACGGTGCTCACCGACCAGGAAGACCACGTCAATGTGCGCAGCCTGTCGCTGCTGGCCAACAACGGATAATCCAGAGCATGACTTCACTCGACGGACGTATCGCGCTTGTCACCGGCGCTTCCCGCGGCATTGGCTACTGGACCGCACTGGCGCTGGCCGGGCAGGGCGCGCATGTGATTGCCGTGGCCCGCACCGCCGGTGGCCTCGAAGAACTCGATGACGCCATCCAGGCCGGCGGCGGCAGCGCCACGCTGGTACCGATGGACCTCACCGACATGCCGGCCATCGACCGGCTCGGCGGCGCCATCAACGAGCGCTGGGGCAAGCTCGACATTCTGGTTGCCAATGCCGGCGTGCTGGGCACCATTTCGCCGGTCGGCCATGTCGAGGCAAAAGTGTTCGACAAGGTCATGGCCGTCAATGTCACCGCCACCTGGCGGGTGATCCGCTCGGTCGAGCCGCTGCTGATCAAGTCCGATGCCGGTCGCGCCCTGATCCTGTCCTCCAGCGTCGCCCATTCCGCCCGCGCCTTCTGGGGCCCCTATGCGGCATCCAAGGCAGCGGTCGAGACCCTGGCCCGGGTCTGGGCGGCGGAGACCGAGAAGACCGCGCTCACGGTCAATTCTGTCGATCCGGGCGCTGTCCGCACCGCCATGCGGGCCCAGGCGATGCCCGGCGAAAACCCCGATACGTTGCCGCACCCGTCCGAGATAGGCGAAAAGCTGGTGCCGCTGTGCGCGCCGTCCTGCACCGAAACCGGCAAGCTGTTTCGCGTGACGGAAAACCGCTTCTTCGACTACCGCCTGCCTGAATAGGCCGCTCGCCGCTTCCACCACCATCTGACCGGTTCCCTTTCGCCGAAATCGGTTCTAGGTTTCCTGTCAGAGGCAGTTGACCGGCCCGGCGCGTCAGGCGTTTAGGACTGGTCACAGGTGGAGGAGACCGCTGATGGCGGGTTGGGTCACGACACTGATCATCCTGGTGCTGGGCGCCGGACTGGTGGCAGCCTTCATGACCGCGCAAAAACGCGGCATCAGCCTGCCGCAGGCCATAGCCCTGATCAAGCTCAGGATTCCCTTCCGGCTGCACCTGCCCGAGGGCCTTGATGCCGCGGATGGCAAGTCTGACCGTCCGGTCATTCATGTTTACGCGCGTCAGTCCGGCCTCGATGCGGCCGTCATCTGGTCGGTGCTTGACCGCACCTGTCTGCATGTGTTGCATGAGGATGACCAGCGCTCGCTGAGCCTGCTCGGAATGCGGCTGTTAGCCCGCACCGCTCCGGCCGGCGACACCGCTGCCATCGAGGCGGCGCTGTCCCAAGGCAGCTCGGTGTCGATTGCCCTGCCGCCCCAGGTCGAGCCCGCACCCGACACGCTTGCCCGCTGCAACCAGATCGCTGCACTTGCCCGCAAACACAAGGCGCGGCTGCGAGCCTTGCACCTGCGCGGCTCCAGCCAGTCGCTCTGGTCGGCCCATCCGCGCGCGGAATCCCCGCGCCTGCTGTGGCCGCGCTTCAGGCTGGCGCAATCGGGCCTGCTTGATTTCGACGACATCATCCCGCCCGAAAATGGCGCATCCGCGCCGCGCGACGAGGACCGGATACATGACCTGCTGGCGCTGGCGCGGCTTAACAGCAATGATTTCGAGCGCGGCCTGTTCCTCGCCTTTCGCGACGCCGCCGACCGCTATGGCAAGGCCGGACCGGTGCTCGAGGACGCGCTTGGCGGCAAGCTCAGCTACAAGCGGCTGATGATCGGCGCCCGTGCGCTGGGCGCCCGTTTCGAGCAGATCAGCAAACCCGGCGAAGCGCTCGGGATCATGCTGCCCAACGCCAACGGTGTGATCGTCACCTTCCTGGCGCTGCAGTCCGCAGGCCGCGTCGCTGCCATGCTGAACTACACCGCGGGTTCCGCCGCCTTGGTCTCGGCGCTGACAACGGCGAAGATCAATACCGTGCTGGCCAGCCGCGCCTTCGTCGAAAAGGCCGGCCTCGAGCCCCAGGTTGCAGCCATCGAGGCCGCCGGGGTCACCATCATCTGGCTCGAGGACCTGCGCGAGACCATCTCGCCGATGGAAAAAGCCAGCGCCTTTCTCAACTGGCGCAGGCCGTTGCAGCCGGTCAAGGCCAGCGATCCGGCGGTGATCCTGTTCACTTCAGGCTCCGAAGGCACGCCCAAGGGCGTGGTGCTGTCGCACCGCAATCTGCATGCCAATGCCGCCCAGGCCGAAGCCCGCATCGACATTTCGGTCTGCGACAAGCTGTTCAACGTGCTGCCGGTGTTTCATTCCTTCGGGCTGACCGGCGGCGCAATCCTGCCGCTGCTCTATGGCGTTCGGCTGTTCCTCTACCCCTCGCCGCTGCATTACCGGATCATTCCGGCGGTGGCGCGCGAGGTCAGGCCGTCCATCATGTTCGGCACCGACACATTCCTGGCCGGCTACGCCCGCGCAGCCAAGGACACCGATTTCAACAGCCTGCGGCTGATCGTGGCCGGCGCCGAAGCGGTGCGCGAGGAAACCCGGAAAATCTATCGAGAGCGCTTCGGCGCCGTGATCCTAGAGGGTTTCGGCATGACCGAGGCCGCACCGGTCGCCGCGGTCAATTCAACCAGCCACAACAAGGACGGCACGGTCGGCCGGCTGCTGCCGGGAATGGCGCTCAGGCTCGAACCGGTGGACGGCATCAATGACGGCGCCCGCCTGTTCGTCTCAGGCCCCAATGTCATGCTCGGCTACATGCTGGCATCGGACCCCGGCGCGCTGCACCCGCTCACCGACGGATGGCATGATTCGGGCGATATCGTTGCGGTGGACGAGGACGGCTATATCGCCATTCGCGGCCGCGCCAAGCGCTTTGCCAAGATTGCCGGCGAAATGATCTCGCTGGGCGCCATCGAACTGATGGTGCAAAAGCTCTGGCCGGAATATGCCCACGCCGCCGTCGCCGTCGAGGACAGGCGCAAGGGCGAACGCATCGTGCTGGTGACCACCAAGATGCCGGCGCTGCGCGAGGAATTGCGCGACTATTCCCGCCGCTTCGGCGCCACCGACCTGATGGTGCCGGCCGAGATCGTCAATGTTCCGGAAATTCCCGTGCTCGGGTCGGGCAAGACCGACTATGTCACCGCGCAGAAGATCGCCGACGAGTGGATCAGCTCACACCGCGCCGGCGAGACGACGAGATAGCGTTTTCAGTCTTTCGGGTCTTCGCCCGCGTCGGACGGGCCGTCCTGCGCGCTTCTGAGCCGCGAAATCGGCCCGTATTTGCGCGACCAGGCCCGTGCCCCGAAGGGCAACGACACCAGATAGCCAACCGCTGTCAGGGTCAGCGTTTCCCAGGTGAAACTCATCAGCAGCGACACATAGACCACTGCCACCAGGATGAACGGCATCACCAGATCGCGACGAACACCGCCGCCGATTCCCTTGCCGGAAAACACGGGAACCCGGCTGACCAGCAGAAAGCCGATGAACATGGTGTAGCCGGCGGCAATGAAGCCGGTACTCTTGTCGATCGGCATGCCGAGAAAGCCCAGATAGATCGGCAGCAACACCAGCAGCGCTCCCGCCGGTGCCGGCACGCCGACAAAATAATAGTTCTGCCATTCGGACTTGGCGGTGGTTTCGGAAATGACATTGAACCGCGCCAGGCGCAGACCGGCGGCAACAGCAAACACGATTGCCGCGATCCAGCCGAAGGACCGGGCCTGGTCGAGAATGAAGACATAAAGCACCAGCGCAGGCGCAACCCCGAAATTGACGATATCGGCGAGCGAATCCATCTGTGCGCCGAATTTCGACTGTGCCTTGAGCAGCCGCGCCACGCGGCCGTCGATGCCATCGAGGAAGGCTGCGATCAGCACCATGGCGACCGCCAGTTCGAAGCGGTTTTCAAAGGCCAGGCGAATGCCGGTCATGCCGGCACAGATTGCCAGCACGGTGATCAGGTTGGGCACCAGCATCCGGAAGGGAATTTCGCGCAGGCGCGGGCCGCGGCCCTCGTCCAGCTCTTCATCCTCCGGACCATGCGGTTCATAGGGTGGGAACGGCGTCGGCATGCATTTCTCCCTTGTCACCCGGGCAGACAGCCTCAATCGCGGCGGCTGACCACAGGTCCCTTGTCTGATCCGAATTCGGCAAGCATGGTTTCGCCGGCAATCGCGGTCTGTCCGACGCTGACCAGGGACCGGGCAGATGCCGGCAGGAACACGTCGAGCCGCGAGCCGAAGCGGATCAGGCCGAAGCGTTCACCCGCATCAAGCTGCTCGTTCTGTTCGGCCCAGCACAGGATGCGGCGCGCCACCAGTCCGGCGATCTGGACCACACCGATTTCGCCATGGCGCGTGGTGTCGATCACCAGGCCGCTGCGCTCGTTCTCGGTGCTGGCCTTGTCGAGTTCGGCATTGAGGAACGATCCCTGCGAGTGCACCTTGCGCACAACCCGGCCTTTGACCGGCGCGCGGTTCACATGGCAGTCGAACACATTCATGAACACCGAGATGCGCAGCATTTCATCGGTGCCAAGACCAAGCTCGGGCGGCGGCAGCATCCGCACCACCGAGGAGACGCGGCCATCAGCAGGGCTGATCACCAGATCTTCATCCAGCGGCGTCACCCGTTCGGGATCGCGGAAGAAATAGGCGCACCATGCGGTCAGAACCATGCCGATCCAGAACAGCGGATCGGCGATCCAGCCCAGCAGAATCGATACGCCAAAGAATATGGCGACAAATTTGTAGCCTTCCCGGTGAACCGGAACCAGCGCGTTGCGAACGCTGTCGATAATGCTCATGACATCTTCCCTGATTTGTCCATTGGCCGTGACTACAGCAATTTCCCCCAAAGGGGAAACCACTTTCAGGCGGCAATTGCACGCGGGCGGATCAGGCTTCGCCGACTTCCGGCGTGCGCCGCCGCGTCACGATCCCCAACTCGTCGTCCTCGCGCATCCGCTTGAGCTGTTCTTCCGCTTCGGTGGCTTCGCGCTGGCGATCCCACATCGAGGCGTAGAGGCCCTTTTGCGCCAATAGCTCGGCATGGCGGCCACGTTCGGCAATCTGTCCATCCTTGAGCACGATGATCTCGTCGGCGCTGACCACTGTCGAGAGCCGGTGCGCGATCACCACCGTCGTGCGGCCCTTGGACACGAAGTCGAGAGCCGTCTGGATTTCCTGCTCGGTGGCGGTATCGAGCGCCGATGTCGCCTCGTCTAGAATCAGGATCGGCGGCGCCTTGAGGATGGTCCGGGCAATCGCCACGCGCTGCTTCTCGCCGCCGGAAAGTTTCAGGCCGCGCTCGCCGACCATGGCCTTGAACCCGTCCGGCAGGCTGCGGATGAAACCGCCGATCTGGGCCAGGTCGGCAGCCTGGTTGACCTCCTCTTCGCTGGCGTCAATGCGGCCATAACGGATATTGTAGGCGATGGTGTCGTTGAACAGCACCGTGTCCTGCGGCACCATGCCGATGGCCGCGCGCAGGCTTTTCTGGGTGACATCGCGGACATTCTGCCCGTCAATGGAAATACTGCCCGACTGGATGTCGTAGAACCGGTAGAGCAGCCGCGAGATCGTCGACTTGCCCGCACCCGATGGCCCGACAATGGCAATGGTCTTGCCGGCGGGAACCTCGAACGACACGCCCTTGAGGATCGGCCGCGACGGATC
This window harbors:
- the pssA gene encoding CDP-diacylglycerol--serine O-phosphatidyltransferase, with translation MPTPFPPYEPHGPEDEELDEGRGPRLREIPFRMLVPNLITVLAICAGMTGIRLAFENRFELAVAMVLIAAFLDGIDGRVARLLKAQSKFGAQMDSLADIVNFGVAPALVLYVFILDQARSFGWIAAIVFAVAAGLRLARFNVISETTAKSEWQNYYFVGVPAPAGALLVLLPIYLGFLGMPIDKSTGFIAAGYTMFIGFLLVSRVPVFSGKGIGGGVRRDLVMPFILVAVVYVSLLMSFTWETLTLTAVGYLVSLPFGARAWSRKYGPISRLRSAQDGPSDAGEDPKD
- the purF gene encoding amidophosphoribosyltransferase, with translation MTDTGLKPVDNEADCFHDECGVFGIFGKPEAAAVVTLGLHALQHRGQEAAGIVAFDGQQFSVERHVGLIGDTFTKRSVMDRLPGDRAIGHTRYSTTGGEGLRNIQPFFAEFAGGGFAISHNGNITNALTVQRELQKRGSIFSSTSDTEVILHLIATSEKTRIVPKFIDAISRLEGAYSLVGLSEKKMIGARDPLGIRPLCIGDLDGAYILASETCALDIIGARFVRDVAPGEVVVITTTGIESHFPFEKQPPRLCIFEYVYFARPDSNIEGRNVYEARKRIGEELAKESPVDADVIIPVPDSGTPAAIGFAQQANLPFELGIIRNHYVGRTFIAPSSAIRHMGVKLKLNPNRNMIEGKRVVLVDDSIVRGTTSQKIVKLVREAGAREVHMRIASPPTMSSCFYGVDTPEKSKLLASRMSVAAMADFIRVDSLGFVSIDGLYRAVREPGRNAECPQFCDACFTGDYPTVLTDQEDHVNVRSLSLLANNG
- a CDS encoding SDR family NAD(P)-dependent oxidoreductase gives rise to the protein MTSLDGRIALVTGASRGIGYWTALALAGQGAHVIAVARTAGGLEELDDAIQAGGGSATLVPMDLTDMPAIDRLGGAINERWGKLDILVANAGVLGTISPVGHVEAKVFDKVMAVNVTATWRVIRSVEPLLIKSDAGRALILSSSVAHSARAFWGPYAASKAAVETLARVWAAETEKTALTVNSVDPGAVRTAMRAQAMPGENPDTLPHPSEIGEKLVPLCAPSCTETGKLFRVTENRFFDYRLPE
- a CDS encoding AMP-binding protein, whose product is MAGWVTTLIILVLGAGLVAAFMTAQKRGISLPQAIALIKLRIPFRLHLPEGLDAADGKSDRPVIHVYARQSGLDAAVIWSVLDRTCLHVLHEDDQRSLSLLGMRLLARTAPAGDTAAIEAALSQGSSVSIALPPQVEPAPDTLARCNQIAALARKHKARLRALHLRGSSQSLWSAHPRAESPRLLWPRFRLAQSGLLDFDDIIPPENGASAPRDEDRIHDLLALARLNSNDFERGLFLAFRDAADRYGKAGPVLEDALGGKLSYKRLMIGARALGARFEQISKPGEALGIMLPNANGVIVTFLALQSAGRVAAMLNYTAGSAALVSALTTAKINTVLASRAFVEKAGLEPQVAAIEAAGVTIIWLEDLRETISPMEKASAFLNWRRPLQPVKASDPAVILFTSGSEGTPKGVVLSHRNLHANAAQAEARIDISVCDKLFNVLPVFHSFGLTGGAILPLLYGVRLFLYPSPLHYRIIPAVAREVRPSIMFGTDTFLAGYARAAKDTDFNSLRLIVAGAEAVREETRKIYRERFGAVILEGFGMTEAAPVAAVNSTSHNKDGTVGRLLPGMALRLEPVDGINDGARLFVSGPNVMLGYMLASDPGALHPLTDGWHDSGDIVAVDEDGYIAIRGRAKRFAKIAGEMISLGAIELMVQKLWPEYAHAAVAVEDRRKGERIVLVTTKMPALREELRDYSRRFGATDLMVPAEIVNVPEIPVLGSGKTDYVTAQKIADEWISSHRAGETTR
- a CDS encoding CvpA family protein, whose protein sequence is MPITLLDAILLGITLFSAVLAMVRGFSREVLAVASWIAAAAAAYFLYPILTPFALKYTSSDKIAMIGSAAVVFLIALIIVSYITMRIADFIIDSRIGALDRTLGFVFGAARGVLLVVVAMLFFNWLVAAPKQPEWVATAKSKPMLDSLGTKLINMLPDDADATILERLRGGGAEDPAIDEAPATSG